One segment of Rhodanobacter thiooxydans DNA contains the following:
- a CDS encoding MBL fold metallo-hydrolase, with protein sequence MELWSLLGNSQQLDGGAMFGNAPKALWSRWIEPDAENRIPLACRCLLVKDLDGRNVLFETGIGAFFEPALRERYGVVEPRHVLLDSLAEAGLTHEDIDVVVLSHLHFDHAGGLLAAWEEGQPPRLLFPNARFVVGAEHWRRATHPHPRDRASFVPELQPLLEASGRLELVEGEHSQTLGESVRFFFSDGHTPGLMLAEAGGVVFCADLIPGRFWVHLPITMGYDRWPEKLVDEKRVFLEDKLARGVRLFFTHDHECALARVTRDERGRFGTADEQRALRGVPPQHRTGVA encoded by the coding sequence ATGGAACTCTGGTCCCTGCTGGGCAATTCGCAGCAACTCGATGGCGGTGCGATGTTTGGCAATGCGCCGAAGGCGCTGTGGTCGCGCTGGATCGAGCCGGATGCAGAGAACCGCATTCCGCTTGCCTGCCGCTGCCTGCTGGTGAAGGATCTGGACGGGCGCAACGTGTTGTTCGAGACCGGCATCGGCGCATTCTTCGAGCCGGCGCTGCGCGAGCGCTACGGCGTGGTCGAACCGCGGCATGTGCTGCTGGACTCGCTGGCCGAGGCCGGGCTCACCCACGAGGACATCGACGTGGTGGTGCTGTCGCACCTGCATTTCGACCATGCCGGCGGCCTGCTGGCGGCATGGGAAGAGGGCCAGCCGCCGCGGCTGCTGTTCCCGAACGCGCGTTTCGTGGTGGGTGCGGAGCACTGGCGCCGCGCCACGCATCCGCACCCGCGCGACCGCGCCTCGTTCGTGCCGGAGTTGCAGCCTTTGCTGGAAGCCAGCGGCCGGCTGGAGCTGGTCGAGGGCGAACATTCGCAGACGCTGGGCGAGTCAGTTCGCTTCTTCTTTTCGGACGGCCATACGCCGGGCCTGATGCTGGCCGAAGCCGGCGGCGTGGTGTTCTGCGCCGACCTGATCCCCGGCCGCTTCTGGGTGCATCTGCCGATCACCATGGGCTACGACCGCTGGCCGGAGAAGCTGGTCGACGAGAAGCGCGTGTTCCTGGAAGACAAGCTGGCGCGCGGCGTGCGACTGTTCTTCACGCATGACCACGAGTGCGCGCTGGCGCGGGTGACCCGCGACGAGCGCGGCCGCTTCGGTACCGCCGACGAGCAGCGTGCGTTGCGCGGTGTCCCGCCGCAGCATCGGACCGGGGTGGCCTGA
- a CDS encoding YfhL family 4Fe-4S dicluster ferredoxin gives MSLKILDTCVNCDVCEPACPNKAISLGEEFYVIDPALCTECVGHHDEPQCVVVCPVECIISDPDHVESREQLEFKYRQLMAKESAA, from the coding sequence ATGTCCCTGAAAATCCTCGACACCTGCGTCAATTGCGACGTCTGCGAACCGGCCTGCCCGAACAAGGCGATTTCGCTGGGCGAGGAGTTTTACGTGATCGACCCCGCGTTGTGCACCGAGTGCGTCGGCCATCATGACGAACCGCAGTGCGTGGTGGTGTGCCCGGTCGAATGCATCATCAGCGACCCCGATCACGTCGAATCGCGCGAGCAGCTTGAATTCAAGTACCGCCAGCTGATGGCGAAGGAGTCCGCGGCATGA
- a CDS encoding TMEM43 family protein: MRGLLLNIFGALLVLAGIGLVAMTSRSLLNYRAVASLHGGEVIDLGANSPPSGGQHGAMARVVGTPTVVEAPRDPDFNLLANTPVLVRHVEMFQWREVRVGSSVHYELDWVDHLLDAGHFEEPQGHANPASFPLSGKQFDAGLVRLGGFGLGPVLLHALPGTQRVTPDPGALPANLAASFTRYQDYLVTSARPGDPRLGDVRVSWNEVPLQQLTVVGRIDGDRLVAASDAADGKGYVVQVGDVPVLDIFPDLPVPPEYVLSWRILAVLLASLGAFALLSAQRDRHDPLLAVGLGALVVGSVASVLWLGNDTGTMCGWLALTVLGLLLTGWRLRRARGTATPSFMR, encoded by the coding sequence ATGCGCGGGCTGCTGCTGAACATCTTCGGCGCGCTGCTGGTGCTGGCCGGCATCGGCCTGGTGGCGATGACTTCCCGCAGCCTGCTGAACTACCGCGCGGTGGCCAGCCTGCATGGTGGCGAGGTGATCGACCTGGGGGCGAACTCGCCGCCGAGCGGCGGCCAGCACGGCGCCATGGCGCGGGTGGTCGGCACGCCGACCGTGGTGGAGGCGCCGCGCGACCCGGATTTCAACCTGCTGGCGAATACCCCGGTGTTGGTGCGCCACGTGGAGATGTTCCAGTGGCGCGAGGTGCGTGTCGGCAGCAGCGTGCACTACGAACTGGACTGGGTCGACCACCTGCTCGATGCCGGCCATTTCGAGGAGCCGCAAGGCCATGCGAACCCGGCCAGCTTCCCGCTCAGCGGCAAGCAGTTCGACGCCGGCCTGGTGCGGCTCGGCGGGTTCGGGCTGGGACCCGTGCTGCTGCATGCGTTGCCGGGTACGCAGCGGGTCACGCCGGATCCGGGCGCGCTGCCGGCAAACCTCGCGGCCAGCTTCACCCGCTACCAGGATTACCTGGTGACCAGTGCGCGGCCGGGCGACCCGCGGCTGGGCGACGTGCGGGTGAGCTGGAACGAAGTGCCGCTGCAGCAGTTGACCGTGGTCGGCCGCATCGACGGTGACCGGCTGGTGGCGGCCAGCGATGCGGCCGACGGCAAGGGTTACGTCGTGCAGGTCGGCGATGTGCCGGTGCTGGACATCTTCCCGGACCTGCCGGTGCCGCCGGAATACGTGCTGAGCTGGCGGATCCTGGCCGTGCTGCTGGCGTCGCTGGGTGCGTTTGCGCTGCTCTCGGCCCAGCGCGACCGGCACGATCCGCTGCTGGCTGTTGGTCTGGGCGCGCTGGTGGTTGGCAGCGTGGCCAGCGTGCTCTGGCTTGGCAACGACACAGGGACCATGTGCGGCTGGCTGGCGCTGACGGTACTCGGCCTGTTGCTCACCGGGTGGCGGCTGCGTCGCGCGCGCGGCACAGCCACGCCTTCTTTCATGCGCTAG
- the ggt gene encoding gamma-glutamyltransferase has product MRFPMNWHRLLPGVFSLSLLLVGGIALAADGAPKTAPAAAVRTAQQRPGHAAVASANFHATEAGLEVLAKGGNAFDAAIAVAATLSVVEPESSGIGGGFMAVLHRAKDGHNVFIDARETAPAAVNPKDYLNPDGSPNRDTALKGPLSAGIPGEPAGLVLMARRYGRLPLAQSLAPAIRIAREGFEPDARLRGAIAGMQKDLQRWPASAAKYLPGGKPPAEGVIWKDPGQARTLELLASHGDEGFYHGETAQKLVAAVQAAGGNWTLADLAGYQAKERTPITVDYRGYKIVTAPPPSSGGVAIAEILNILSGYDLTKMDAATRVHYIVEAMRRAFRDHNDYLGDPDFVKMPLDMLLSPFYADGLRQGILPDKATPSSMLPRAEAPEPGMHTTHFSIIDADGNMAAVTSTVNYTMGSSFVAAGTGVLLNDEMDDFALVPNKPNVYGLLGSVANAPKGGKRMLSSMSPSIVIGADRTAVIGSPGGSTIITQVLEGILHFIDGESAQQIAAHKRFHHQYLPDVVNVEEGTFDAATSDALTRMGYTLKPRESWGFMNVVTWDRKTNKLDAASDPRRPSGLGKVQ; this is encoded by the coding sequence ATGAGGTTTCCCATGAACTGGCACCGGCTGTTGCCGGGTGTTTTTTCGCTGAGCCTGCTGCTGGTCGGCGGCATCGCGCTCGCCGCCGACGGCGCGCCGAAGACGGCCCCGGCCGCGGCGGTCCGCACCGCACAGCAGCGTCCCGGCCATGCGGCCGTCGCCAGCGCGAACTTCCACGCCACCGAAGCCGGCCTTGAAGTGCTGGCCAAAGGCGGCAACGCGTTCGACGCGGCGATCGCAGTGGCGGCCACGCTGTCGGTGGTGGAGCCGGAGAGCTCCGGTATCGGCGGCGGCTTCATGGCCGTGCTGCACCGGGCGAAGGACGGCCACAACGTGTTCATCGACGCGCGCGAGACCGCGCCGGCGGCAGTGAACCCGAAGGATTATCTCAACCCCGACGGCAGCCCGAACCGCGATACCGCCCTGAAGGGGCCGCTGTCGGCCGGCATCCCGGGCGAGCCGGCCGGACTGGTGTTGATGGCCAGGCGTTACGGACGCCTGCCCCTGGCGCAATCGCTGGCACCGGCGATCCGCATCGCACGCGAAGGTTTCGAGCCTGATGCGCGCCTGCGTGGTGCCATCGCCGGCATGCAGAAAGACCTGCAGCGCTGGCCGGCTTCGGCCGCGAAATACCTGCCGGGCGGCAAGCCGCCGGCCGAGGGCGTGATCTGGAAGGACCCGGGCCAGGCGCGCACGCTGGAGCTGCTCGCCAGCCACGGCGACGAGGGCTTCTACCATGGCGAGACCGCGCAGAAGCTGGTGGCCGCCGTGCAGGCCGCCGGCGGCAACTGGACGCTGGCCGACCTGGCTGGCTACCAGGCGAAGGAGCGCACGCCGATCACGGTCGACTACCGCGGCTACAAGATCGTCACTGCGCCGCCGCCGTCGTCCGGCGGCGTGGCGATCGCCGAGATCCTCAACATCCTGTCCGGCTACGACCTGACGAAGATGGATGCCGCCACGCGCGTGCACTACATCGTCGAGGCGATGCGCCGCGCGTTCCGCGACCACAACGACTACCTGGGCGATCCGGATTTCGTGAAGATGCCGCTGGACATGCTGCTGTCGCCGTTCTACGCCGATGGCCTGCGCCAGGGCATCCTGCCCGACAAGGCCACGCCGTCGTCGATGCTGCCGCGTGCCGAGGCACCCGAGCCGGGCATGCACACCACGCATTTCTCGATCATCGACGCCGACGGCAACATGGCCGCGGTCACCTCGACGGTGAACTACACGATGGGTTCGAGCTTCGTCGCCGCGGGCACCGGCGTGCTGCTGAACGACGAGATGGACGATTTCGCGCTGGTGCCGAACAAGCCGAACGTGTACGGCCTGCTCGGCAGCGTGGCGAATGCGCCCAAGGGCGGCAAGCGCATGCTGTCGTCGATGTCGCCCAGCATCGTGATCGGCGCCGACCGCACCGCGGTGATCGGCTCGCCCGGCGGCTCGACCATCATCACCCAGGTGCTGGAAGGCATCCTGCATTTCATCGACGGCGAGAGCGCACAGCAGATCGCGGCGCACAAGCGCTTCCACCACCAGTACCTGCCGGACGTGGTGAACGTGGAAGAGGGCACGTTCGACGCTGCCACCAGCGATGCGCTGACCAGGATGGGCTACACGCTGAAGCCGCGCGAGTCGTGGGGCTTCATGAACGTGGTGACCTGGGATCGCAAGACCAACAAGCTCGACGCCGCCAGCGACCCGCGCCGGCCGTCGGGGCTGGGCAAGGTGCAGTAG